In Rutidosis leptorrhynchoides isolate AG116_Rl617_1_P2 chromosome 2, CSIRO_AGI_Rlap_v1, whole genome shotgun sequence, one genomic interval encodes:
- the LOC139892613 gene encoding uncharacterized protein, whose protein sequence is MVWSMSFLVQKQEDNLSLLKLDFEALMYITLYTISLCQELIDTRGGHAATTAVRAAKMGLVKPTAIAVVATTWPGSLSIIFTHDSNTKMKAWLHISQPLK, encoded by the exons ATGGTTTGGAGCATGTCTTTCTTGGTTCAGAAACAGGAAGACAATCTTTCTCTATTGAAGCTGGATTTTGAAGCATTGATGTATATTACTCTATATACAATTAG TTTATGCCAAGAGTTGATCGATACAAGAGGAGGCCATGCTGCCACCACAGCCGTTCGTGCTGCTAAAATGGGTTTGGTGAAACCAACCGCCATTGCTGTTGTAGCTACCACCTGGCCTGGTTCTCTTTCCATTATATTTACTCACGATTCCAATACAAAAATGAAG GCATGGTTGCATATTTCTCAACCATTGAAATGA